The proteins below are encoded in one region of Fibrella aestuarina BUZ 2:
- a CDS encoding gluconate 2-dehydrogenase subunit 3 family protein, whose amino-acid sequence MNRRNALKTSALFMGYAVSATALTETFIACQKTVKLDWKPVFLSPEQANTIAEITETILPKTSTPGAKELGVPQFVDKMLHDLLSEEDQKDFLAGLESLDERCESKYGKSFVECTPAQREALLLALDKEAEPFPPSLWGITLKPSGPPAFFRRLKSLTLLGYYTSEKIGKEVLAYDPVPGEYIACMPLNSQNAWNE is encoded by the coding sequence ATGAACCGCCGTAACGCCCTCAAAACCTCGGCTCTGTTTATGGGCTACGCCGTCTCGGCCACAGCCCTGACCGAAACCTTCATAGCCTGCCAGAAAACGGTCAAGCTAGACTGGAAGCCCGTTTTTCTGTCTCCTGAACAGGCCAATACCATTGCTGAAATTACCGAGACGATTCTACCCAAGACCAGCACACCAGGCGCCAAAGAACTAGGCGTGCCGCAGTTTGTGGACAAGATGCTGCACGATCTACTGTCGGAGGAAGATCAGAAGGACTTTCTGGCGGGCCTGGAATCCTTGGACGAGCGTTGTGAATCGAAATACGGGAAATCGTTTGTCGAGTGTACGCCCGCTCAGCGCGAGGCCCTGTTGCTGGCACTCGACAAAGAAGCCGAGCCGTTTCCGCCGTCGCTTTGGGGCATAACGCTCAAACCATCCGGGCCACCCGCTTTCTTCCGCCGCCTCAAAAGCCTGACGCTACTGGGGTACTACACCAGCGAAAAGATCGGCAAGGAGGTGTTAGCCTACGACCCCGTCCCCGGTGAATACATTGCCTGCATGCCCCTTAACAGCCAAAACGCCTGGAACGAGTAA
- the tsaB gene encoding tRNA (adenosine(37)-N6)-threonylcarbamoyltransferase complex dimerization subunit type 1 TsaB, with amino-acid sequence MILSLDTSTTVCSAALHTLTGELLGCYELFTERTASSRLTTLLHDVVAHAGFALADVSAIAVAKGPGSYTGLRIGVSTAKGLCFALDKPLIGINTLVAMTEQIRPFYAPGNALSGTLFCPMIDARRMEVYCAIYDQQGQEVQPTSATILDEQSFANWLAQQPVVFFGDGAAKARPVLTHPNAIFPAVQVRPSARTVGTLAVQAYAAGQFEDLIAFEPYYLKEFMTTKPKAVL; translated from the coding sequence ATGATTCTGTCCCTCGATACATCCACTACCGTTTGCTCGGCCGCGCTGCACACCCTGACGGGCGAGTTGCTTGGTTGTTACGAATTGTTTACGGAGCGCACGGCGTCGTCGCGCCTGACCACACTCCTGCACGATGTGGTTGCTCATGCTGGGTTTGCGTTGGCCGATGTGTCGGCGATTGCCGTAGCCAAAGGCCCCGGTTCTTACACAGGGCTCCGCATCGGGGTGTCAACGGCTAAAGGGCTGTGTTTCGCGCTCGACAAACCGCTGATTGGGATCAACACGCTCGTGGCCATGACCGAGCAGATTCGGCCGTTTTATGCGCCGGGCAACGCTTTGTCAGGTACGTTGTTTTGCCCCATGATCGACGCCCGCCGCATGGAGGTGTATTGTGCCATTTACGATCAGCAGGGGCAGGAAGTTCAGCCCACCTCGGCTACCATTCTGGACGAGCAATCGTTTGCCAATTGGCTGGCTCAGCAGCCGGTTGTCTTTTTCGGCGATGGGGCGGCCAAAGCTCGCCCCGTCCTGACGCACCCCAACGCGATCTTCCCGGCCGTGCAGGTACGTCCCTCGGCGCGCACGGTGGGTACGTTGGCTGTCCAAGCCTATGCTGCCGGGCAATTTGAGGACCTGATCGCGTTTGAGCCCTATTACCTCAAAGAGTTCATGACCACAAAGCCGAAAGCGGTGCTTTGA
- a CDS encoding GIY-YIG nuclease family protein: MKNYAFYVYITTNPAQTVLYTGMTNDLVRRLAEHYESRGQVDKFAGKYFCYRLVYWEFHQYVRHAIEREKEIKGWRRAKKVALIESINPTWELLNAAIQP, encoded by the coding sequence ATGAAGAATTATGCCTTCTATGTATACATCACAACTAATCCTGCTCAGACTGTTTTGTATACGGGTATGACTAATGATCTGGTTCGACGGCTAGCGGAGCATTACGAATCACGAGGACAGGTCGACAAGTTTGCAGGCAAGTATTTTTGTTATAGGCTGGTTTATTGGGAATTTCACCAGTATGTGCGCCATGCTATCGAGCGTGAAAAAGAAATCAAAGGGTGGCGACGCGCGAAAAAGGTTGCCCTGATTGAATCGATCAACCCAACTTGGGAGCTTTTAAACGCAGCTATCCAACCGTAG